Part of the Paenibacillus guangzhouensis genome is shown below.
CTACCAGAATCAGAGGTTGATTCCGATAGATTGCTTCTTCGACGATAACCTTACCCACTTGTGATCTTGACGTGATATGTGATTCACTGCGAAATGGAGCCATTTCCTCCTCCATCGCTGTGATGATTGCAATTTTCATAATCTGCCTCTCTACTCTTCCAGGAACGAAACCGGCTTATGGACAGGCACCTTCGTGCCGCCGAATTCTTGTTCGATGTATTTTTGCGTATCTTCGTTGTGGTACAATTCGCCTAATTTCAAAATACCAGGATCGTCCTTCTTAGCAGAACTCGTCACGAGAACGTTGATGCTGCTCTTCGTATCGACCGATACTTCCTCATGGAACAAGGAGTCCTTCAAAACGTTCAGTCCGCCTTCCATCGCGATCGTATTCCCGATTAATACGAGATCCACGTCTTGAATGACACGTGGTCCGGTCGTATCGTCGATCAACTTGAATTTTAGATTTTTGGGATTCTCAGCGATATCGTTCACCGACCCTGTACCTTCATTGAACCCGTCTTTCAGCTTAATAAGTCCAGAGGCCTGCAATAGCTTCAATCCTCTGGCCGTATTCGCCGGATTATCTGCCAAGGCAACGAGCGCATCGTCCGGGACATCATTGATGTTCTTGATCTTCTGGGAGTAAATGCCCATCGGCTCAAGATATGTCGTCGCTACAGCGACAAGATTAGCATTGCTCTCTTTATTGTAGCTGACGAGGTATCCCCAAGATTGGAAGGCGTTCACGTCAACTTCTCCCTCTTTGGTCGCGTTGTTCATGACGACGCCGCCATCGATCTCCTTAACTTCTATCGTGAGCTTGGCATCCTTCGCAGCCTGTGATTCCGCAATATGCTTCCAGATCTGAGCGTCAGAGCCCATAGAACCGATGACAATTTTCTCTCCGTCGCCTGATTTGCTGCCGCAGCCTGCCATCACCAGAGTCAATGTCAATCCAAGCGCTAAGCCGCCCCATAATTTTTTGATATTCATATGCTTACTCCCCCCTAGATTGCTTCAAAAATATCAGTGCCCTAATGCATCGTCATGCCGCCAGTTACATTAATGGCCTGCCCTGTCATGTACGAAGATAATGGACTCGCCAGGAATAACACAACGTTCGCTACGTCCTGCACTTCTGCAGTCCGTCCGAGCGGAACCTGTGAACAATCCTCTGCATAGATCTCCTCAGCAGTCATCCCGCGGATAAGTCCACCTTCAATGCGCTCCCGATGCTTCATTGGCGTCTCCACGATCCCCGGACATACGGCATTGACCAGAATGTTATGTGGTGCCAGTTCAATCGCCATCACTTTCGTTAACCCGAGCACGGCATGCTTGGACGCGCAATACCCGCCCATGGCCCGATAGCCGTTCTTACCGGCTTGTGATGCCATTTGGATGATTCTGCCCGGCTTCCCGGCCTCGACCATCTTCTTCGCGAATATTCTGGATACCAGATACAGCCCAGTGGAGTTAATCGCGAAGACTTTCTCCCAATCTCCCAGCTTGCTGTCAATGACATAATCCATCGTGGAAATCCCTGCACAATTCACAACGATGTCCGGAACTCCTGCTTCTACTAACACCTTATCTGACCAACGATCGATATCCTCGGATCGGGACAGATCCAATCTAGATTCGAACAAGCGCCCATCGACATCTTTATAATCGTCCGCATATGCGAGATCAGCAGAGATAACCTTGGCCCCGCTCTGCAGCAATATTTGCACGATACCTTGTCCGATGCCGGAATTGCCTCCCGTTACAACCGCCGTCAGATGTGATAAATCCAGCGTAATCATTGTGAATTACAATACTCTCTTGAATGGATCTCTGCTGATGCCTGCCTCAAGGACAATCTTCGCATATTCTTGGGCGGAGAACAGCGAATGATCCTTGTAGTTGCCACATTCTAATGCGGATACTGCCGGAACTTCCGTCGTCTCGAGTACGCGCTTCAGCGTTCTTTCTAACGCAGATGCGATCTCTTCCGGATTATGTTCGTTCCATAGAATCAGGTAATATCCTGTTCTGCAACCCATTGGTGAAATATCGATAATGCCTTGAATCTCATCTCTCATATATGTAGCGAGCAGATGTTCAAGTGTATGAAGTGCTGCCGTCGGAATCGCATCTTGATTCGGTTGCAGGAA
Proteins encoded:
- a CDS encoding MetQ/NlpA family ABC transporter substrate-binding protein; translation: MNIKKLWGGLALGLTLTLVMAGCGSKSGDGEKIVIGSMGSDAQIWKHIAESQAAKDAKLTIEVKEIDGGVVMNNATKEGEVDVNAFQSWGYLVSYNKESNANLVAVATTYLEPMGIYSQKIKNINDVPDDALVALADNPANTARGLKLLQASGLIKLKDGFNEGTGSVNDIAENPKNLKFKLIDDTTGPRVIQDVDLVLIGNTIAMEGGLNVLKDSLFHEEVSVDTKSSINVLVTSSAKKDDPGILKLGELYHNEDTQKYIEQEFGGTKVPVHKPVSFLEE
- a CDS encoding SDR family NAD(P)-dependent oxidoreductase — protein: MITLDLSHLTAVVTGGNSGIGQGIVQILLQSGAKVISADLAYADDYKDVDGRLFESRLDLSRSEDIDRWSDKVLVEAGVPDIVVNCAGISTMDYVIDSKLGDWEKVFAINSTGLYLVSRIFAKKMVEAGKPGRIIQMASQAGKNGYRAMGGYCASKHAVLGLTKVMAIELAPHNILVNAVCPGIVETPMKHRERIEGGLIRGMTAEEIYAEDCSQVPLGRTAEVQDVANVVLFLASPLSSYMTGQAINVTGGMTMH
- a CDS encoding S-ribosylhomocysteine lyase, with the translated sequence MAKVESFQLDHTIVKAPYVRAAGVEHDVKGSTVQKYDLRFLQPNQDAIPTAALHTLEHLLATYMRDEIQGIIDISPMGCRTGYYLILWNEHNPEEIASALERTLKRVLETTEVPAVSALECGNYKDHSLFSAQEYAKIVLEAGISRDPFKRVL